In the genome of Myxococcus stipitatus, one region contains:
- a CDS encoding DUF350 domain-containing protein, whose protein sequence is MLLLGVVVNLDGVLASIVYSLIGLAVFVAGFYAIRKIMPFDVHKELEVDQNTALGIVIGSFIIGLAIIVAAAIGG, encoded by the coding sequence ATGCTGTTACTAGGCGTCGTTGTGAACCTCGATGGCGTGTTGGCGAGCATCGTCTATTCGCTCATCGGACTGGCCGTGTTCGTCGCGGGGTTCTATGCCATCCGCAAGATCATGCCGTTCGACGTGCACAAGGAACTGGAGGTCGACCAGAACACGGCCCTGGGCATCGTCATCGGTTCGTTCATCATCGGCCTGGCCATCATCGTGGCCGCGGCCATCGGCGGTTGA
- a CDS encoding acyl-CoA dehydrogenase family protein has protein sequence MTSLPPHPLLATAVELAPRLSARAAEFESARRLPPDVIAEFARAGFFRMLIPEAYGGMELHPALSFQVIEALSRADGAAGWCAMIGASTGLATAWLTESVAREVLSSPEALIGGVAAPLGRAERVEGGYRVTGRWSWASAGHHCHWLVGGAVVTEGGNPRFVREGIPETRLLVFPAQSVTLHDTWFSMGLRGTGSGDMEVKDVFVREDHAFSLLMPPRVSRPLYGFPFGLLSHAIPAVALGIARRAIDELITLARQKTVLVERRLLAARPSVQEAVAEADAEVRAARALLLEVLHATFDEATKGPVSMRARADLRLAATHGTRAATRAVDRVYEAAGGPAVFHTHPLQRCFRDIHTATQHAMVARPLLEITGGVLLGFDPPLPTL, from the coding sequence CCCGACGTCATCGCGGAGTTCGCCCGCGCGGGCTTCTTCCGGATGCTGATACCCGAGGCGTACGGAGGCATGGAGCTGCACCCCGCGCTCTCGTTCCAGGTCATCGAAGCCCTGTCGCGCGCGGATGGCGCCGCGGGCTGGTGCGCGATGATTGGCGCGAGCACGGGCCTGGCGACGGCGTGGCTGACGGAGTCCGTGGCGCGCGAGGTGCTCTCCTCGCCAGAGGCCCTCATCGGAGGTGTGGCCGCGCCGCTGGGCCGGGCCGAGCGCGTCGAGGGGGGCTACCGCGTCACCGGCCGCTGGTCCTGGGCCAGCGCGGGTCATCACTGTCACTGGCTGGTGGGAGGCGCCGTGGTCACGGAAGGCGGCAACCCCCGCTTCGTGCGCGAGGGCATCCCCGAGACACGCCTCCTCGTCTTCCCCGCCCAGTCCGTCACGCTGCACGACACGTGGTTCTCCATGGGCCTGCGCGGCACGGGCAGCGGAGACATGGAGGTGAAGGATGTCTTCGTCCGCGAGGACCATGCCTTCTCGCTGCTCATGCCCCCGCGTGTCTCGCGGCCGCTGTATGGCTTTCCCTTCGGCTTGCTGAGCCACGCGATTCCCGCCGTGGCGCTGGGCATCGCGCGCCGGGCCATCGACGAGCTCATCACCCTGGCCCGGCAGAAGACGGTGCTGGTCGAGCGCCGGCTCCTGGCCGCGCGTCCCAGCGTCCAGGAGGCCGTCGCCGAGGCGGACGCGGAGGTGCGCGCCGCGCGGGCCCTCCTGCTCGAGGTGCTCCACGCCACCTTCGACGAGGCCACGAAGGGCCCCGTCTCGATGCGGGCCCGCGCCGACCTGCGACTGGCGGCAACCCACGGCACCCGCGCCGCCACGCGCGCGGTGGACCGGGTGTACGAGGCCGCCGGAGGGCCCGCCGTGTTCCACACGCACCCGCTCCAGCGCTGCTTCCGGGACATCCACACCGCGACCCAGCACGCGATGGTGGCGCGCCCGCTGCTCGAAATCACGGGAGGCGTCCTGCTGGGCTTCGACCCGCCCCTGCCGACGCTCTGA
- a CDS encoding flavin monoamine oxidase family protein, translating into MELTRRELIAAFLGSAVASACKREAPRALIPGAVVDRAVEVGHRLRGGPLPRAQTVEPVDVLVVGAGVAGLSAAWRLMGAGVKDVRVVELEADAGGTSRSGRNAVSAFPWGAHYLPAPLEDKGPVVRLLREMGAVTGVDAEGRPTFEETLLIQEPEERHYYRGHWYEGLYLRVGATPEDLAELERFDTRMNAFAAAKDAKGRKAFAVPTARSSDDAEWTALDALSMADWLTREGFHSTRLKWLVDYACRDDYGATSEHVSAWAGIWYFAARQDGQGERSEGFLSWPEGNGRLVQQLRSALPPRMLERDVLVHTVEPGERGCRVDALDSRTGQPRSFQARQVVLACPRFIAAHVVAPWRTARPEWVDAFSYAPWVVANLTLSTPPESRGFPLAWDNVFQESKSLGYVVATHQQLRQYERGPTVLTWYLPMSGGDVKAERQKALSATYEDWEALVMADMRPAHPGITQQVQRLEVMRWGHAMVRPTPGFMWGAARKAAQESLGRSLHFAHTDLGGLALFEEANWFGVKAAERVLAELGQPSSSWL; encoded by the coding sequence GTGGAACTGACGCGGCGGGAGCTCATCGCCGCGTTCCTCGGCTCGGCGGTGGCCAGTGCGTGCAAGCGCGAGGCGCCCCGAGCGCTCATCCCCGGCGCGGTGGTGGACCGCGCGGTGGAGGTGGGCCACCGGCTCCGAGGCGGCCCGCTGCCTCGCGCCCAGACGGTGGAGCCCGTGGACGTGCTGGTGGTGGGCGCGGGCGTGGCGGGCCTGTCCGCCGCGTGGCGGCTGATGGGCGCGGGCGTGAAGGACGTGCGCGTGGTGGAGCTGGAGGCGGATGCCGGCGGCACGTCGCGCTCCGGGCGCAACGCGGTGTCCGCCTTCCCGTGGGGCGCGCACTACCTCCCCGCGCCGCTGGAGGACAAAGGCCCGGTGGTGCGGCTCCTGCGCGAGATGGGTGCGGTGACGGGCGTGGACGCGGAAGGGCGGCCGACCTTCGAGGAGACGCTGCTCATCCAGGAGCCCGAGGAGCGCCACTACTACCGGGGCCACTGGTACGAAGGGCTCTATCTGCGCGTGGGCGCGACGCCGGAGGACCTGGCGGAGCTGGAGCGCTTCGACACGCGGATGAACGCCTTCGCCGCCGCGAAGGACGCCAAGGGCCGCAAGGCCTTCGCGGTGCCCACCGCGCGCTCCAGCGATGACGCCGAGTGGACGGCGCTGGACGCGCTGAGCATGGCCGACTGGCTCACGCGCGAGGGCTTCCACTCCACGCGCCTGAAGTGGTTGGTGGACTACGCGTGCCGCGACGACTACGGCGCCACGTCCGAGCACGTCTCCGCGTGGGCGGGCATCTGGTACTTCGCCGCGCGCCAGGACGGGCAGGGTGAGCGCAGCGAGGGCTTCCTGAGCTGGCCGGAGGGCAATGGCCGGCTGGTGCAGCAGCTCCGCTCCGCGTTGCCTCCGCGCATGCTGGAGCGCGACGTGCTGGTGCACACCGTGGAGCCGGGGGAGCGCGGCTGCCGGGTGGATGCGCTGGATTCGCGCACGGGGCAGCCTCGCTCCTTCCAGGCGCGGCAGGTGGTGCTGGCGTGCCCGCGCTTCATCGCCGCGCACGTGGTGGCGCCGTGGCGGACCGCGCGGCCCGAGTGGGTGGACGCGTTCAGCTACGCGCCGTGGGTGGTGGCGAACCTGACGCTGTCGACGCCGCCGGAGTCGCGGGGCTTCCCGCTGGCGTGGGACAACGTGTTCCAGGAGAGCAAGAGCCTGGGCTACGTGGTGGCCACGCACCAGCAGCTTCGCCAGTACGAGCGAGGCCCCACGGTGCTCACGTGGTACCTGCCCATGTCGGGCGGAGACGTGAAGGCCGAGCGGCAGAAGGCGCTCTCCGCCACCTACGAGGACTGGGAGGCGCTCGTCATGGCGGACATGCGCCCCGCGCACCCGGGCATCACCCAGCAGGTGCAGCGGCTGGAGGTCATGCGCTGGGGCCACGCGATGGTGCGGCCCACGCCGGGCTTCATGTGGGGCGCGGCGCGCAAGGCCGCGCAGGAGAGCCTGGGCAGGAGCCTGCACTTCGCGCACACGGACCTGGGAGGGCTGGCGCTCTTCGAGGAGGCCAACTGGTTCGGCGTGAAGGCCGCCGAGCGGGTGCTGGCGGAGCTGGGCCAGCCGTCTTCGAGCTGGCTGTAG
- a CDS encoding arylsulfatase: MSLKEYKPGSAFPGTIGRTWEQSSPAWPQPLRAREGAPNVLFIVLDDTGFGHLGCYGSPIRTPNLDRLAKGGLLYNNMHTTALCSPTRSCILTGRNHHSNAMATITEVSLGYPGYNGIIPFENGFLSEMLLEHGYNTYALGKWHLTPTEQTSAAGPYSRWPLGRGFERFYGFLGGDTHQYYPDLAHDNHPVLPPKTPEEGYHLTEDLVDRAVDFIADARQVAPDKPFFMYFCTGAMHAPHHVPKEWVDKYKGQFDDGWDAYRQKVFQRQLKLSVIPPGTQLSRHDPDVADWDSLPPDEKRLYARMMEVFAGYLEHTDHHIGRLLKFLEETGELDNTLIMVISDNGASAEGGPHGSVNELKFFNNTPESLEQNLAALDDLGGPKYFNHYSWGWAWAGDTPFRRWKREVYRGGTTDPFIVHWPKGIKARGEVRSQYCHAIDMVPTVLDCLGVEPPTALRGVTQSPLEGVSFRQTFDDARAESRHHTQYFEMFAQRAIYHDGWRAVCPFPGPSFTEAGEGFGESRLTEERLRKLDAEGWELYHVAEDCSETRNLAEQERGKLLEMIALWYVEAGRYNVMPMASPDKALFSLERPQISPDRKRYVYRPHTSPAPENVAVHVLNRPHSITAKVDVDGDVEGVLLSHGGLTGGYTFFIQDRRLHYVYNFVGEREFHIESGVEVPEGRTELRFEFEPTGKPDLEAGKGAPGRGKLFIDGELVAQSDITSTMPLVISLGEGLTCGRDDNSAVSSRYRTPFAFRGGTLREVVVDVSGEHLHDEKAEKKAAMARQ; this comes from the coding sequence ATGTCGCTCAAGGAATACAAGCCGGGCAGCGCCTTCCCTGGAACCATCGGCCGCACGTGGGAGCAGTCCTCGCCCGCGTGGCCCCAGCCGCTGCGCGCGAGAGAGGGGGCGCCCAACGTCCTCTTCATCGTCCTGGACGACACGGGCTTCGGGCACCTGGGGTGCTACGGCTCCCCCATCCGCACGCCGAACCTGGACCGGCTGGCGAAGGGCGGCCTGCTCTACAACAACATGCACACCACCGCGCTGTGCTCGCCCACGCGCTCGTGCATCCTCACCGGCCGCAACCACCACTCGAATGCCATGGCCACCATCACCGAGGTCTCCCTCGGCTACCCGGGCTACAACGGCATCATCCCCTTCGAGAACGGCTTCCTCTCGGAGATGCTGTTGGAGCACGGTTACAACACGTATGCCCTGGGCAAGTGGCACCTGACGCCCACGGAGCAGACGAGCGCGGCGGGGCCCTACAGCCGGTGGCCGCTGGGGCGCGGCTTCGAGCGGTTCTACGGATTCCTGGGCGGGGACACGCACCAGTACTACCCGGACCTCGCTCACGACAACCACCCGGTGCTGCCCCCCAAGACACCTGAGGAGGGCTACCACCTCACCGAGGACCTGGTGGACCGGGCGGTGGACTTCATCGCGGACGCCCGGCAGGTGGCGCCCGACAAGCCCTTCTTCATGTACTTCTGCACGGGCGCGATGCACGCCCCGCATCACGTGCCCAAGGAGTGGGTGGACAAGTACAAGGGCCAGTTCGACGACGGCTGGGACGCGTACCGCCAGAAGGTGTTCCAGCGGCAGCTCAAGCTGAGCGTGATTCCTCCGGGCACCCAGCTGTCGCGGCATGACCCGGACGTGGCGGACTGGGACAGCCTGCCTCCCGACGAGAAGCGTCTGTATGCCCGCATGATGGAGGTGTTCGCGGGCTACCTGGAGCACACGGACCACCACATCGGCCGGCTGCTGAAGTTCCTGGAGGAGACGGGGGAGCTCGACAACACGCTCATCATGGTCATCTCCGACAACGGCGCGAGCGCCGAGGGTGGGCCCCATGGCTCCGTCAACGAGCTGAAGTTCTTCAACAACACGCCCGAGTCGCTGGAGCAGAACCTGGCGGCCCTGGATGACCTGGGCGGGCCGAAGTACTTCAACCACTACTCGTGGGGCTGGGCCTGGGCGGGGGACACGCCGTTCCGCCGGTGGAAGCGCGAGGTGTACCGCGGCGGCACCACGGACCCGTTCATCGTGCACTGGCCCAAGGGCATCAAGGCCCGGGGCGAGGTCCGCTCGCAGTACTGCCACGCCATCGACATGGTGCCCACGGTGCTGGACTGCCTGGGGGTGGAGCCCCCCACCGCGCTTCGGGGCGTCACGCAGTCGCCCCTCGAAGGCGTCAGCTTCCGGCAGACGTTCGACGACGCACGCGCGGAGAGCCGGCACCACACGCAGTACTTCGAGATGTTCGCCCAACGCGCCATCTACCACGACGGTTGGAGGGCGGTGTGTCCCTTCCCGGGCCCGTCCTTCACCGAGGCGGGCGAGGGCTTCGGCGAGTCGCGGCTCACCGAGGAGCGGCTGCGCAAGCTCGACGCGGAAGGGTGGGAGCTGTACCACGTCGCGGAGGACTGCTCGGAGACGCGGAACCTGGCCGAGCAGGAGCGCGGCAAGCTCCTGGAGATGATTGCGCTCTGGTACGTGGAGGCGGGCCGCTACAACGTCATGCCGATGGCGTCGCCTGACAAGGCGCTCTTCTCGCTGGAGCGCCCGCAAATCAGCCCGGACCGCAAGCGCTACGTCTACCGTCCGCACACGTCGCCCGCGCCGGAGAACGTGGCCGTGCACGTGCTCAACCGCCCGCACTCCATCACCGCGAAGGTGGACGTGGACGGAGACGTCGAAGGGGTCCTGTTGAGCCACGGCGGGCTCACGGGCGGCTACACCTTCTTCATCCAGGACCGGCGGCTGCACTACGTCTACAACTTCGTGGGCGAGCGGGAGTTCCACATCGAGTCGGGGGTGGAAGTGCCCGAGGGCCGGACGGAGCTGCGCTTCGAGTTCGAGCCCACCGGCAAGCCGGACCTGGAGGCGGGCAAGGGCGCTCCGGGGCGCGGCAAGCTCTTCATCGACGGTGAGCTCGTCGCGCAGAGCGACATCACCTCCACCATGCCGCTGGTCATCAGCCTGGGTGAGGGCCTGACGTGCGGACGGGATGACAACTCCGCGGTGAGCTCGCGCTACCGCACGCCGTTCGCGTTCCGGGGCGGCACGCTGCGCGAGGTGGTGGTGGACGTGTCCGGCGAGCACCTCCACGACGAGAAGGCGGAGAAGAAGGCCGCGATGGCTCGGCAGTAA
- a CDS encoding polyamine aminopropyltransferase yields the protein MNKTLLYITVIVIATCGLVYELVVGALASYLLGDSITQFSTVIGGYLFAMGIGSYLSRYIDKGVAQRFVEVELAVALLGGICAPLLFLTFTLTDLFQVALYGSVIVIGTLVGLEIPLLLRILKDQLKFKDLVSQVLSLDYLGALAASVAFPLLLVPKLGLVRTSLLFGILNAAVGLWSTWLLAPLLGNPLRLRIKAVLLTVFLIIGFALGDRLTTFYEDQLYADDVVHASSSPYQRIVLTRGKRGFSLFLNGNLQFASIDEYRYHESLVHPAMVRAGKVEHVLILGGGDGLAAREVLRYPEVRSVTLVDLDPSITKLAMGYDELSRLNENSMKDARMRVVNADAMQFLMEGDQRYDVVIVDFPDPNNFALGKLYTTGFYKLLKKRVARDGVAVVQSTSPLFARRSFWCVETTLKAAGYWTQPYHALVPSFGEWGYVLVAHEAPGHHRPLPQGLRFLDMDTLETLTHFPPDMGPLPAEVNRLNNQVLVHYYEAEWRKWN from the coding sequence GTGAACAAGACGCTGCTGTACATCACCGTCATCGTCATCGCGACGTGTGGGCTCGTCTACGAGCTCGTCGTCGGCGCGCTGGCCAGCTACCTGCTCGGTGACTCCATCACCCAGTTCTCCACCGTCATCGGTGGCTACCTCTTCGCGATGGGCATCGGCAGCTACCTGTCGCGCTACATCGACAAGGGGGTGGCGCAGCGCTTCGTGGAGGTGGAGCTGGCGGTGGCGCTCTTGGGCGGCATCTGCGCGCCGCTCCTGTTCCTCACCTTCACGCTGACGGACCTGTTCCAGGTGGCGCTGTACGGAAGCGTCATCGTCATCGGCACGCTGGTGGGGCTGGAGATTCCCCTCCTGCTGCGCATCCTCAAGGACCAGCTGAAGTTCAAGGACCTGGTCAGCCAGGTGCTGTCGCTGGACTACCTGGGCGCGCTGGCGGCCAGCGTCGCGTTCCCGCTGCTGCTGGTGCCCAAGCTGGGGCTGGTGCGCACCTCGCTCCTGTTCGGCATCCTGAACGCGGCGGTGGGCCTGTGGAGCACGTGGCTGCTCGCGCCGCTGCTCGGCAATCCCCTGCGCCTGCGCATCAAGGCGGTGCTGCTGACGGTGTTCCTCATCATCGGCTTCGCGCTGGGCGACCGGCTCACCACGTTCTACGAGGACCAGCTCTACGCGGACGACGTGGTGCACGCGTCCAGCTCGCCCTACCAGCGCATCGTCCTGACGCGCGGCAAGCGGGGCTTCTCGCTGTTCCTCAACGGCAACCTCCAGTTCGCCAGCATCGACGAGTACCGCTACCACGAGTCGCTGGTGCACCCGGCCATGGTGCGCGCGGGCAAGGTGGAGCACGTCCTCATCCTAGGCGGGGGAGACGGGCTCGCCGCGCGCGAGGTGCTGCGCTACCCCGAGGTGCGCTCCGTCACGCTGGTGGACCTGGACCCGTCCATCACGAAGCTCGCCATGGGCTACGACGAGCTGTCCCGCCTCAACGAGAACTCCATGAAGGATGCCCGCATGCGCGTGGTCAACGCGGATGCCATGCAGTTCCTCATGGAGGGGGACCAGCGCTACGACGTGGTGATTGTCGACTTCCCGGACCCCAACAACTTCGCGCTGGGCAAGCTGTACACCACGGGATTCTACAAGCTGCTCAAGAAGCGCGTGGCGCGGGACGGCGTGGCCGTGGTGCAGAGCACCAGCCCGCTGTTCGCCCGGCGCTCCTTCTGGTGCGTGGAGACGACGCTGAAGGCCGCGGGCTACTGGACGCAGCCGTACCACGCGCTGGTGCCGTCCTTCGGCGAGTGGGGCTACGTGCTCGTGGCCCACGAGGCGCCGGGACACCACCGGCCGCTGCCCCAGGGCCTGCGCTTCCTGGACATGGACACGCTGGAGACGCTCACGCACTTCCCTCCGGACATGGGCCCCTTGCCCGCGGAGGTGAACCGGCTGAACAACCAGGTGCTGGTCCACTACTACGAGGCGGAGTGGCGGAAGTGGAACTGA